Below is a genomic region from Telmatobacter sp. DSM 110680.
CGAACTGCTCATCATGCTCTTCATTCTTCTCTTCATTCCGCGTGATTACGCAGGGCCCTGCTTCATAGGATTTGCGATCGGGGAATCGCTGGGCGCGGCAGCATTGCGTATCGCCGGCGGCATCTTCACGAAGATCGCCGATATCGGCGCCGACCTGATGAAGATCGTATTCAAGATCAAGGAAGATGATGCCCGCAACCCGGGAGTCATCGCAGACTGCACCGGCGATAACGCGGGCGATTCCGTTGGCCCAAGCGCCGATGGATTTGAAACCTACGGCGTGACCGGCGTCGCTCTCATTACCTTTATCCTGTTGGCCGTCAAGGACCCAACGATTCAGGCACAACTGCTGGTTTGGATCTTCGTGATGCGCGTTGGGATGCTCCTTTCAAGCGCGGGAGCATACTTCCTGAACACAGCCATCGCCCGCGCGAAGTACAAAGACTCCGACGAAATGGACTTTGAGGCTCCACTGACTTCGCTGGTATGGATCACGTCAGTTGTTTCCATCATCCTCACCTACATCGTTTCGTACCTCATGCTCCCCACCCTGGGCGACGGAACGCTCTGGTGGAAGCTGGCTTCGATCATCTCGTGCGGAACCCTGGCGGGGGCGCTCATACCCGAATTGGTGAAGGTCTTCACTTCAACCAAGTCCACTCATGTCAAGGAAGTCGTCAAATCGGCTCAGGAAGGCGGAGCTTCCCTGGGAATCCTGTCGGGATTCGTGGCGGGTAATTTCTCAGCCTATTGGCTCGGGCTTAGCATGGTCGCACTTATGGGACTGGGCTACTACTTCAGCATGGGCATACCTGATCTGCAGAACAACCCTGCGGGCATGATGCTGGCTCCAGCCGTCTTCGCTTTTGGCCTCGTGGCCTTCGGCTTCCTCGGCATGGGTCCCGTCACTATCGCCGTCGATTCCTACGGACCGGTGACCGACAATGCGCAGTCTGTTTATGAGCTTTCGCTGATCGAAGATGTTCCCAACATCCAGGCTGAGTTGAAGAAGGATTTCAACATCGATGCGAAGTTCGAGCGCTGTAAACACCTGCTCGAAGCCAACGATGGAGCAGGAAACACGTTCAAGGCAACGGCGAAGCCAGTGCTTATCGGTACAGCTGTGGTGGGCGCAACAACCATGACGTTCTCGATCATCATGGCTCTGACTCACGGACTGACAGACAACGTGGCGAAACTCTCCCTACTGCACGCGCCGTTCATGCTGGGCTTGATTTGCGGTGGAGCGGTGATCTTCTGGTTCGCAGGTGCTTCGACGCAGGCGGTCTCCACTGGCGCCTATCGGGCGGTTGAGTTCATTAAGGCGAATATCCACCTGGAGGGCGCGGAGAAGGCATCCGTGACTGACAGCAAGAAAGTGGTAGAAATCTGTACGAAGTACGCGCAGAAGGGCATGTTCAATATCTTTCTCGCCGTCTTCTTCTCCACTCTCGCATTCGCGTTTATGGAACCATTCTTATTCATTGGCTATCTGTTCTCGATTGCAATCTTCGGTCTCTACGAGGCGATCTTCATGGCAAATGCCGGTGGCGCTTGGGACAATGCCAAGAAAATTGTAGAGGTCGACATGAAGCAGAAGGGGACACCACTCCACGATGCAACCGTGATCGGAGACACCGTCGGCGATCCGTTCAAAGACACCTCGTCCGTGGCAATGAATCCGATCATCAAATTCACGACGTTGTTCGGATTACTTGCGGTGGAACTTGCAGTGACCCTCAGTGGGAATAACCCGATGCTGACGCACATACTCGCGGTGGCATTCTTCCTGGTGTCGGTGTTCTTCGTGCACAAATCGTTCTATGGAATGAGAATTGAGTCAAAAGGGTAGGAACAATTTCCTGTTGTCGCATACAGAAAAACGCCGTCCGAAATTGGGCGGCGTTTTTCTTGAATATCGCTCGGTGAAGCTTCCGATCGTTTTGCGCTTACTCTATTTGCGCAATCTCCAGTTCGCGATCAGCGATTCACGCTGACCTTGCCGTGTTCTCCCACGTCAACAGAACCCTTGGTAGCTGCCGCGGCAAGGTACTTGATGCTGCGAATGATTTTGCTGTCGTTCGCCTCCCAATACTCCGCCTCGGTAACATCCACGCGGAGCACTCGGATTTGAGGATCGCTTTCTCCCCCTGGAAACCATGCCTGGTACATCGGATTCCAGAGCTCGTGAATTTTCTGTTTGTCATGCGAGACATAGCCGTGACCCTTCACGGTGACGTAGCTGGCATTTCCAGGATCAGCGTAGATCAGCGAGACGTGGTCGTTGTCGGCGATTTCGCCCACTTTTCGAGAGTCATGCGCGGTAAGAAACCAGACGCTCCCCTGAAATTCTGTTTTTTGTGTAGCCATGGGACGGCTGTCAATCGTGCCGTCAGGGGCGGCGGTTGTGAGCATCGCGAACCGTATCTCGGCGATCAAGTCTCCAAGCTTCTTCATTCCCTCAGCGCCCGTCAATTGCGCAGCTTCCGACATGTTTCCTCCGTTTAGCAGGGTCGCCTTTGGCAAACTTGCTTGCGATCTCTGCAAAACCATCAGATGCGAGAAAGGAAATGAGGAGCGGCACGGAAAATGATCTTCGCGAACGCGATTTTCACGCAGCCAAAACTCAGATCACGGGAGTTGCATCAGGCGGCTTTTCTGGCGACCTTCGCGGTCGAAATTGGCGGGATCGAGCCATGCCTCGAAGGCGGCTTTGCGTGCTGGCCATTCACTGTTCAGCATTGCAAACCATGCGGTATCGCGGTTCTGGCCTTTAATCACCATGTGCTGTCGGAAGATGCCTTCAAACGTGAATCCGAGCCGCGAAGCGGCGCGACGCGAGGGCTCATTATTGGCGTTGCACTTCCACTCGTAACGGCGGTAGCCCAGATCCTCGAAGACATGGCGCGCCATCAGGTACATTGCTTCGGTCGCGGCAATAGTGCGCTGCAGGGAAGGGGCAAGGAGGATGTTGCCGACCTCAATTACGCCGTTGGCCGGGTCCATGCGCATGTAGCTGGCGTAGCCCTCTGTACGGCCATTTGTTTTTGTCATCAATGCGAAGAAGACGGCGCTTGTGCTGAGTTGCTTTTCCGCGAGTGCGCGCCGCAGGGCGGCCTCGTTGGCATAGGGGCCATCTGCGAGGTAGGCCCACACTTCGTCGTGGCCGTGTACCGCCCGCCAGAGGTCAGCAGTGTGTCGTTCTGCATCCAATGGATCGAGCGTTACGTGCCGGCCGTGAATAGGTAAGCGAGAGGGAATCTCGACGGGCTTCCAAACGGAAAGGTCTTCTGGGGGCAGATGCACGGATTCAGCCTATCAGCCGTCAAAATCCAGCCGTTGGGGAGAGCCTTAAGAGTAACGTCCGCATTCTCCACATCGGGCCGGATTTCGCACAGGCGAATAGGCTAAATGCACTGTTTCTGCGCCTTGTAAGGTGTCTTGTGCGCAAACTAGGCTTGTATCCGCGCACAGACAGTGCTGAACCCCGCATCTGCACTGGATTTGGGGCAAGTTACTCCTTGAAAAAACCGTGGCCGGCGAGCCTTTTAGAGGTTTCCACAGGCTGAATGGCCGTATTTAGCAACCGGGTGCTCGATTTACCATCGAAATACAAGATGTTGTGGTTTCCGGTTGACAGGCACCATAGACAGCGCTATTTTTGCATCTGCGGCTGTTAACAGACTGTAACCTTGAGCCCGAGTTCAGCCCGCATAAAACTGAAAAACCCGCGGATCAGCAAGCCCCCGTTTTTCCGTTCGCTGCAAGACTTAGCCCCCCAAATTTGGCTGCGTTAAGCCCCAGGGACAAGTATTCAAAGAAATCGCCAATGGAGAAGAACTGATGAGCGAGGCCAACCTTCAAATCACCGCCGCAGCGCTGCAAGCTCCCTATAGCCAGGGAGGCCTGACATTTTCCCGTCGCTTTTCAACCGAGGGCAAATCCCCCTATGACGATGTCCAGTGGGAACGGCGAACGGCTCTGATCACCGACAGCAAGGGCAACACGATCTTCGAGCAGAAGGACGTGGAAGTGCCCGCCGACTGGTCGATGACAGCGACCAACATCGTGGCTTCGAAGTATTTGCACGGAACGATCGGCTCGCCCGAGCGCGAGACCGGCGTGCGGCAATTGGTCTCGCGCGTAGCCGAGACTGTGCGCGACTGGGGTATCGCCGGCGGCTACTTTGCCAGCGCACGTGACGCAGCCACTTTCCACGATGAGCTCGCTCACATGCTGCTGACGCAGAAAGTGGCGTTCAACTCGCCCGTATGGTTTAACGTCGGCTGCGACAAGCTGGAGCCATTTGCGGCAGGGCAGAACTGGCATTGGGATCCGATGACCGGCGGCGTGGTGCATGCTGCGACGGGCTATAAGAATCCCCAGTGCTCGGCCTGCTTCATCAACTCCGTCGACGATTCGATGGAAGGCATCATGGACCTGGCGCGGACAGAGGCGCTGCTCTTCAAGTACGGCTCGGGAACGGGCACCAACTTCAGCTCGCTGCGCTCAAGCCACGAAGGCGTGACCGGCGGCGGAACGGCCAGTGGCCCGCTGAGCTTCATGCGCGGACTCGATGCGTTCGCCGGCGTCATCAAGAGCGGCGGCAAGACGCGTCGCGCGGCCAAGATGGCCATCCTGAACGTCGAACATCCCGACATCATCGACTTCATCGAGTGCAAGGCGAAGGAAGAGCAGAAGGCTCACACCTTGATCCGGAACGGCTATGACGGATCGGGTCCGGACTCCGAGGCTTTCTCTTCGATCTTCTTTCAGAACGCCAACAATTCCGTGCGCGTGACCGATGAGTTTATGCGTGCCTACGAGAATGACGGCGAGTTCACCACCAAGACAGTGAAGGGTTCCAATCCCGTCAAGAGCTACAAGGCCCGCGACATCATGCGCAAGATTGCCGAGGCCACATGGCTGTGCGGCGATCCAGGGCTGCAGTTCGACACCACCATCAACAAGTGGCACACCTCGAAGAACACGGCGCCGATTAACGCGTCCAATCCATGCAGTGAATACATGTTCCTCGACAACTCAGCGTGCAACTTGGCGAGCTTCAACCTGATGAAGTTTCTTTCGCCATCGGGAACATTCAACATCCCTGAGTATCGTCACGCTATCTCAGTCGTTATCACGGCGATGGAAATCCTGGTCGACAACTCCGGGTATCCGACGGAATGGATTGCGCGCAATTCGCACGACTATCGGCCGCTCGGGCTGGGCTATGCAAACCTCGGCGCTCTGTTGATGTCATTCGGAATTCCCTATGATTCCGCTGCCGGACGCGATTTGGCTGCTGCGATGACGGCGATCATGTGCGGGCAGGCATATCTGCAGTCGGCAGTCGTAGCGGCGAATTGCCCGCCTCTTGCCTCTGCCACGCCTCTCACCGCCAGCGTTGAGCGTCAGGGCGGTGCATGCCCCGGGTTCTACGTAAACCGTGAGCCGTTCCTCAATGTGATTCGCATGCATCGGGCCGAAGTGAACAACATAGGCAAGTCGCGCACCAGCAGCGAGCCGTTCCTTGTGCCGCAGCTCGAAGCGTTGATCGATGCCAGCCGCGATTGCTGGGATATGGCTCTCTCCTATGGCGAGCGCTACGGGTATCGCAACTCACAGACCACAGTCCTGGCGCCCACCGGCACCATCGGCTTCATGATGGATTGCGACACAACCGGCATCGAGCCTGACCTCGCACTGGTGAAGTACAAGAAGCTGGTTGGTGGCGGCATGATCAAGATCGTCAACAACACAGTCCCGGCTGCGTTGTTCAAGCTGGGATACAACAACGACCAGGTTGACGCAATCGTCAGCTACATTGATGCGACCGGCACCATTGAAGGCGCACCGGGCATCAAGCCGGAACACCTTGCCGTATTCGATTGCAGCTTTAAGCCGGCCAAAGGCACGCGGTCCATTCAATACATGGGCCACATCAAGATGATGGCCGCAACCCAGCCGTTCCTCTCTGGCGCGATCTCGAAGACGGTGAACCTGCCGCATGAAGCCACAGTAGAAGAAGTGGCAGAAGCGTACGCCGAAAGCTGGCGTCAGGGCATCAAGGCAGTGGCCATCTACCGCGACGGCTCGAAGGGCGTGCAGCCATTGAATACCAGCATGGATGCAAAGAAAGAACCGACAGCGGTAGAAGCGGCAGGGCAGCGCGTAATGGCGCAGCTTGCAGCAGGACAGCCAGCAGCCGAAGCAGATCTGAAGACGCTCGAAGCTAAGATCAGCGAGAAGCTTGAGGTCACGGCGAAGTCGGTTGTCACGGCTTCAAATGTGTTTCAACGTGCGCTTGAAGAGATTGCAAAAGCGAATTCGGTGCCGCAAATGACCGCTGCGCTTGGAACTGAACCGCCTTTGCCCCAGGACCTGAATGGGCCGCCGCGCGCAGTTCGTCATCGCCTGCAGGCGGAGCGCGCTTCCATTACGCACAAGTTTTCGATTGCGGGTCATGAAGGCTACATCACGGTTGGTTTGTATCCCACAGGGCAGCCGGGCGAGATCTTCATCAAGATGGCGAAGGAGGGTTCGACCGTCTCCGGCCTCATGGATGCGTTTGCGACTTCCATTTCGCTGGCTCTGCAGCACGGAGTTCCGCTGCGTGTGCTCTGCGAGAAGTTTGCGCACACACGATTCGAGCCCTCGGGGTGGACGGGCAATGAGCAGATCGGCTACGCGAAGAGTCTCATGGACTACATCTTCCGCTGGCTGAACCTGCGCTTCCTGTCGGGTGAGCAGTTGACCCTCTTCGCGGGGCTAGCTCCGCAGGCTTCGCCCCTCCCTGAATCGCCGACAATTCTGCCAGACTTGGAGCCGGAAGAGGATCCCGCGGCCCACAAGCAGCTTTCCAAATTGGCTGAGGAGATGTCGCGTCTGAGAGAACGCGACAGGGGAATGGGCAGCACATCCGCACCGGGCGGCAGCATTCCTCCGGATGCTCAATCATCGATCACAGCTTCTGCCTCCCCAAGTCATGGACCAACATTGCAGGATCGTGGTTTGTTCCATGCATCGGAGGCAATGCGCAGCATGTACGAGATGGGCGATGCTCCAAGCTGTTCGACCTGCGGCGCCATCATGGTTCGCAACGGAAGCTGCTATCGCTGCATGAGCTGCGGATCGACAAGCGGATGCAGTTAATTTTCATAATCGGAAATTAAGGAGAGTGTGGGGTGACCGCCAAAATGAAAGTTTTGACCCTCATCGTGAAAGTTTTCACCCCACATGAAAGTCTCTGAAATTGGGTAGTTTAGTCTTCGATTTCTGAGAGTAGTTTACGTACAACTCCGAACTCGGTCGCGACACAACCTCGGGTAAGAGCGCGCCCGAACTAAGCACTAGAACTGAAATAATCTCGCACCCCGAGGGAGCCCCTTCGGGGTGTGTTCGTTCTGGCCCTAGCGAACACTGAGCGAGTGATCTGAGAGGAGAACAAATGCTCGCACGAACTCTGGATGCCGCCGCTCTGGTAGAGGCCAGTAGCTCTGAGATTCTGGAGAGAAAGTGTGTGTGGATTTACACATAAGGTGAAACTTTTACCCCATAAGGTGAAGGTTGGTACCCCATAAAGTGAAATCAAGATGAAGAGAGGAAGCGACAGGATGGCAAAGAAAGAGATTTATGTCGAACAGACACAGCAAGGCGACTTCGCGGTACGGAGGCCGGGGTCTGAGAGACCTTTAAGGGTCCACATCCTTACGAATCGAATGGCGATTTTGGCACATTTTTATGCCTATTCCTGAGTCACCGTTAATCCGGAAGTAACCCCGTTTTTGGGTAATGTCCGATTTGGTCACCACATTTCCATGACTAGCACTATCATCAGTAAAATGCTCGATTCGGCCATCCGAACCATATCAATCGCAAGGCGTAACTGACCACAATCGCAGCGAGAGACACTCTCATCGCTCCAAAATGTCCTTGTAGGCGTTCAGGGCCACCTTCTTAGGCTGGCTCGGCACCAGAACTTCGGCATTCCTAGTGCTGTTGCCAATTATCGCGACTTGCCCGATCCGTACCATACCTTTTCCGAAATCGGCAAAGACTGGAACTAACATGCCAAAATGCTCGTCCACGTCACTCTGCGTGATGGCCATGTGAATCTTGACCTTTCCGCCTTCCGCGGGAGTCACCTGATACTCGAAGTGGTATCGCGGAACCTGCGTGCCGTAAACCCATTCATCAAAGAACCAGTCGAGGCGGCCGTTTCCCTGCAAGTCCATGGTTTTGCTCATGTGTTTTTCTGCAATCGCTTTAAACGACTCTGTCGAGGCTGCCTTCGCACGATGGCTCTCCACAAAGTCATGCATCATGGCGATAAACGCCTTGTCCTGGTCTTGTTGGCTGTACATGATCGACCTCAACATTTGCAGGACGTACGCGCCCTTTGGATAGACTACGTTTTGATAGGCGTTTTCGCTCCGGGGAGAAATCAAACGCAGGCCCATCCAAAGAGGGCCGGTGTCGTTGGGTGCGACACCAAAGTTGTTCTTCTCAAGAATCCGGTTGTGTAGGCGATTCCAAAAGTCGATGTAATCCTTGCGCCAGTCGCCGGCCACGCCCTGCTGCAGAAACAGCCCGGCTGAAAATTCAGCAAATCCCTCAGAAAGCCATTGATCATGATATGAAGTCCATCCCACAGCGTGCCCCCACCATTGGTGTGCAACTTCGTGAGGTGTCACCTCCTGAACGAAGCCGCTGAATTTGCTGTCGATGTTTCCAAATAGCAACCACCTCTGTGTCGAGTCGGTGTAGGCGGAAATTGGAAGATAGACAAGGTTTGGCCAGGACTGCCCAAAATTAAAGTCGGGCTGTTCTGTTATGTCGATCTCATCGTATGGGCTCTTGCCAAAGTAATAGCTACAAAGCTGTAGCTGCGCTCGCGTTTGCTCCAACGCATATTTGGTCATACTGTGCGGAGCCATCGACTGCAGCGCACCAAAACCGCGCAGGTTATTTGGCAATTCCGTCAGGTAATAACCAGAAATCTTGTAGCCGTCAACTTCATCGGGAAGTTCAATCTTCTTGTAATCGCCATAGTTGAAACCCGCCACCGCTACGGGGATCGAGGTAACCCAGTGGCTGACGGTGAAGTCTTCCTGTGATGACTCGCCTTGCAGCTTCCCCACGCTGATCACTTTGTATCTGTGCGGAATCTTGTATGTCAGATCATATGGAACACGCTCTCCAAAACCATTGAGATTCGGATACCACGAGGTTCGAGCACGTACGTAATAGTTTCCGTCCCCTGCCTTGGCCAGAACCTTGTCTCCTTCGTATTGCACGGTTATCGAAGATACTTTGCCGGCATCCGGGGCCTTAGGAAGAATGACGTAAAACGAACCGTCCTCTTTTCGGCTTTCCTGTATGTAATAGATATCCTGCCCATGTTCATCTATGACCCGTGTGACACGCAGGTTGGGCAACAGTCCAAACTTCATAAGTCTCTCGCCGAGAACCAACGGTTCGAAGGTGATGGTGGCAGTGCTGAACAAATGATCGTTCTTTGAAATTGCCGTCTCGATCTTGTATGCGTGAGTTGCAAAGAGGCGGCGATCTTCCCCGGAACTGGCCGTATGGTTTAGGAATTCGGATCTCAGATGAGCCAGATAAAAGACGCCGTCGTCCATCCCCTCGGGATCGTAGTTGATGAGTGCGACCTCTTCCGAGGAATCCAACTGGGGCATCGCACCAACTCGTTCCCGCAAGAAAAATCGGAGATCCTTCCACTTCTTCCCACGGATGTACGCATTCACAAACGGAGGATGAGAGGGATTGTAAACAGCCGCAAGAACGTCCGCGTCCACGTTGTCCATGGTTTCCCCGTGCAGCAGTTGTTCGGTAAACCCTTGAGGTTCATCCTTGCGCTTTCGCACCCTCTCCTTCCATTGTTCGAGGATTTGAGAGATGTTGGCTGGGGTTTCGGCGGGCGCACCCAGACCGGGGATGAACTTCAGGCGCTCCTGCTCGGTAAATCGGAACACCGCCTCAGAAAACTCTTCGTTTGCTTCGGCTGCACCGACGCGCCGTTTCAGTTCGTTTGTATCGAGTAAAGTGAAGGGCTTTAGATTGAAGTGACCTTCTCCGCTGAAAACTGCTCCGGTCACAACTCCATTGACCGGGCTCAACATCGTCAAGGTCCCTGCCTTGAATTGGAATGTTCCCGCATCCAACTGCAGTGTGAAATTGTCGAAGCGGAAGGTGGTTCCAGGCCCGACGGCGCGGAGCATCTGGTAAGCGGGGTCGGAATTGGCAAACGCACGGTTCCTGCCAGAAACTGAGATCTCCTCCCGGCGCTTCGCAATGAGCAGCTCAAACCGCAGTTCAACGGGTGCGCTCAGATCCACGCTTTTTACCTGGAGTTCGAAACCATCTCGCGTCACCTGTACTGAATAAGTTGCCGGTTTCAAATCAGAGACTGAGAACTTGCCTTGCCCGTCCGATAGAAGCACAACTGGTTTAGGAAGACCTGCCCCACTGATCTCGATCTTTGCGTCGACAACCACCGCTCCGGATTGATCCACGATTTTTCCGGAAAGTGTCTCGGCGTGCAATTTCGTTGAGATTCCCAAGAGGACGAGAAACAACCCGATCCTCAGCGAGAAGAAAAGACATTGGTGGTTCATTGCGCGAAGACTAAACAACGACATTGGCCCCTTTTCGCGTGATACCAGAGCGACGACCCCCGCCAGCGATCCGTAACCGGGCAGAGCCCAGCTAATTCACAACGCTGAAGTGCCCTAGCTCCCAAGGATGATCACATTGAGATGGTTGCTCTTGGTCTTGGTAATCTCGAATTCTACGATGGGTTGGGCAATATCCCGAAAGGATTGTTGACCCGCAAGAGCTTCTGGTCACTAGCCCGCAAGTCGTGTTCTCGGCAATTTAACTTTCGCGATGGAACCGCTGTAGATTGCTGATTCCGGAAGAATGACCGCCTGCTCGGACCCTATCGAGCTTGGTAAGCTCTAGGGCAGCGAAGAGCGCCTGATTGCGTTTATAAATCCGGGGATTACAACGATGTTCGATAAGACAATTTTTACTGAAGATCGAGACGGTAGACCTCAGCGAGCTGTTGTGTTCATCGTTTTGATTCTATTGGCGGCTGTTGTCGGGTATGTCGTCTACTGGATTAGTTCATTGTTCAACTTTCGCGGGGGTATAGGATGGTGAGTTTCGGGCGTCACCGTCTACTCTTCCCCTGCGGTGCCCCAACTGCCGGGGCGGGGCGAAGATAAGTCAAAGTGACGAGTGGTCCACGATTAACCGGAGCGCCCTACCAGATGGCCGATCCATGTCAAGGACTGTTTCGGCGTTACCACATAAACGGATGAAGCCTGGCGATGCTCAATGGGTCACTGTGATTGCAACGGTGCCGAGCGCATAGCTCTGCGAGGCCCCTGCTGCTGTTGCGCTCACGGTCACCGAGTAGGCGTTTGATCCGCCTCCGCCTCCTCCGCCACCGGTTCCGGTGGAACCTCCACCAGAACCACAACTCGTTACGGACGAGAGCAAAGCACAGAGCGCACATAAAAGAAGTAACGTTCTCCGTCGGCGTCTCGGGCTCAGCCATAATGCAGCCGGGAAAAGTATCGCAAGTGCGAGAGTGCCTTTTGCTGAAACTGCGGAAGGCTCACCGTGTATCTGCGCTGTATTTGTGGCTGTAAAGGTCGTGGTAATTGACTGCGCAATTCCACCGCTTAGCTGAAACGGCGATGGATTAAAAGAACAGGAAACCTGAGGCGAAGCACCCGAACAACCGAGCGAAACGGAGCCGCTGAATCCGTTGGTAGCATTGAGGGTCAGGGTCAACGATCCTGATCCGCTGCGAGGAAAGGTAAGCGCGGAGTTGCTCAACGATCCACTTAGCGCAACCACGTTTACGGGAAAGGTATAGCTTTGTGTGTTTCCGTTCGTGGTTGAGGTCACAGTCAATTGATGCTGCCCGAGGGAGGTGCCTGCCGGGACCGAAAGACTAAGGTTGACGCTCTGCGCAGTCGCACTTACCGGAGACGTTCCGCCGGTGCAGGTTGCTTGAACGTCAAGTACACAGGTGATCGAAAGATTGATCCCGCTCCCACTCGAATTTGACGATCCCTGCACGGTCACGGGAATATTCGCACTAGTTCCGGCGAAGATCCAGTCATTGGCAGCGGGCGGTCCCTGCACGTTGTATCCGATGACAGCAAGTGTCTCCGTTGCCGAAGCAGTAATCCCCTGGCTGGAAGCCGTCACTGTAAATGGATAGTTGCCGGCGGGCGTTCCCGCTGGAACATTGATCGCTAAAGAGATTCCGCTGTTCTGCGGATACGCTGCCTGGTCACCACTGAAGGCGCAGGATACGGCGTTCGGAAGTCCGGAGCAGCCGAAGGTGTAAGGCGGGATGCCGCTCACCTGAAGCGTCACAGAGCCAGTGGAGGGAGGAAAAACCCGGATCGGGCCGCTGAAGAAATTATTGATGTTCAACAGAGCAAGACTGACTGTGAAAGTCTGGCGTCGCGTTACGTTGCCGTCACTGGCTATTACTGTAAATAGATCCTGGGTACCGTTCACCGGCTGGTCAGGCGATTCGATGAAGGTGACCGTCGTTGATATCGGAGCCCCGGGTGAAACATCGAGTGAGCTGGAAGCAAACTGGCAGGTATCGCCAGGTAGCGAGCCAACACAAGAGAGATGAACCGTTGAACTATAGCCCTGCGAAGAAGTCAGCGTAACAGCCACGGGAGCTGTGCTTTTCCCGTTATAGACGGGACCCGCAGATGTCGGTGAGATGGTCTCGCTGAAGCCTAATACGTAACTGCTGGACGCATAGGCTGTGGCAACATCGCCATTGAGCTGTGCGTTGATGTCGAATACCTGCCGCCAATCGAAATTCGAAGCAAGCGTGTAACAGAAGCGTGCGCTCAGCGCACCGGCAGGGATAGTGATTGAACTGGGCAAAAGCACGCCAGCAACCGATGACGATAATATCGCCGATGCACCCGAGGAAGAAGAGACGTCGGGAAAGACCCAGCCGCATCCTTGGCCCCCGGTCACCACTGCCTCCTCGAGTTCGATCTGCAAGGCAGGAGCGTGGCCACCCTTGAATACCTGTAATGAGGAAGTGCCGCCATCGACTTGCACCATGTCGGCAATCCCGTCGCCATTCAAGTCATGCGCATAAAGCGGATACCCGCCGTAAAAAGGAAAGATGTCATAGGTTGGCACGAAGGTGCCGTCCCCGTTGCCCATCAGAAACTGTGCGTACGGCGCTGGGGCGAAATTTGCCGGTTGCTGAAACGCGACTTCGTCAGGTTTACCGCTTCCCTTGAAATCACCGGTCATCGACGAGGCTAGCGGATCGCCATTCTGCTGGAATGGTGTAACAGGGAGGG
It encodes:
- a CDS encoding M1 family aminopeptidase, whose product is MFLVLLGISTKLHAETLSGKIVDQSGAVVVDAKIEISGAGLPKPVVLLSDGQGKFSVSDLKPATYSVQVTRDGFELQVKSVDLSAPVELRFELLIAKRREEISVSGRNRAFANSDPAYQMLRAVGPGTTFRFDNFTLQLDAGTFQFKAGTLTMLSPVNGVVTGAVFSGEGHFNLKPFTLLDTNELKRRVGAAEANEEFSEAVFRFTEQERLKFIPGLGAPAETPANISQILEQWKERVRKRKDEPQGFTEQLLHGETMDNVDADVLAAVYNPSHPPFVNAYIRGKKWKDLRFFLRERVGAMPQLDSSEEVALINYDPEGMDDGVFYLAHLRSEFLNHTASSGEDRRLFATHAYKIETAISKNDHLFSTATITFEPLVLGERLMKFGLLPNLRVTRVIDEHGQDIYYIQESRKEDGSFYVILPKAPDAGKVSSITVQYEGDKVLAKAGDGNYYVRARTSWYPNLNGFGERVPYDLTYKIPHRYKVISVGKLQGESSQEDFTVSHWVTSIPVAVAGFNYGDYKKIELPDEVDGYKISGYYLTELPNNLRGFGALQSMAPHSMTKYALEQTRAQLQLCSYYFGKSPYDEIDITEQPDFNFGQSWPNLVYLPISAYTDSTQRWLLFGNIDSKFSGFVQEVTPHEVAHQWWGHAVGWTSYHDQWLSEGFAEFSAGLFLQQGVAGDWRKDYIDFWNRLHNRILEKNNFGVAPNDTGPLWMGLRLISPRSENAYQNVVYPKGAYVLQMLRSIMYSQQDQDKAFIAMMHDFVESHRAKAASTESFKAIAEKHMSKTMDLQGNGRLDWFFDEWVYGTQVPRYHFEYQVTPAEGGKVKIHMAITQSDVDEHFGMLVPVFADFGKGMVRIGQVAIIGNSTRNAEVLVPSQPKKVALNAYKDILER